The following are encoded in a window of Paenibacillus polymyxa genomic DNA:
- a CDS encoding aldo/keto reductase, whose translation MEYSYLGKSGLKVSRLCLGTMNFGPETEEKDAFKIMDAALDAGINFFDTANVYGHDRKGWTEEIIGRWFQQGGGRREKVVLATKVYGDMKNEHDGPNAGSGLSAYKIRRHLDASLKRLQTDHVELYQMHHIDRNVSWDELWGVFESVVDRGQVDYIGSSNFAGWHIAVAQAEAKARRFLGLVSEQHLYNLNERSAELEVLPAAQELGLGVIPWSPLAGGLLGRNALAGTGSRSARAKEKVEQNRAKLEQFAALSRELGEKEDVIALAWVLSHPAVTAPIIGPRTLEQLEDALRVPEVKLSEDVLAKLNEIFPGPGKPAPEAYAW comes from the coding sequence ATGGAGTATTCATACTTAGGAAAGTCAGGCTTGAAGGTTAGCCGGTTATGTCTGGGCACGATGAATTTCGGACCGGAAACCGAAGAAAAGGATGCGTTTAAAATTATGGATGCCGCACTGGATGCAGGCATTAACTTTTTTGATACAGCTAATGTATATGGCCATGATCGTAAAGGTTGGACAGAGGAAATTATCGGACGTTGGTTCCAGCAGGGCGGCGGAAGACGCGAAAAAGTCGTGTTGGCAACGAAGGTATACGGAGATATGAAAAATGAACATGACGGACCCAATGCAGGATCAGGCTTGTCTGCTTACAAAATTCGCCGTCATTTGGACGCGTCGCTGAAACGTCTTCAAACCGACCATGTAGAGCTATATCAAATGCATCACATTGACCGTAATGTGTCATGGGATGAACTATGGGGCGTATTCGAGTCCGTGGTGGATCGCGGACAGGTTGATTATATCGGTTCTAGTAATTTTGCAGGCTGGCATATTGCGGTGGCGCAGGCCGAAGCGAAGGCACGACGTTTTCTGGGGCTTGTATCCGAACAGCATTTGTACAATCTGAACGAACGTTCCGCTGAGCTTGAAGTATTACCGGCAGCTCAGGAGCTGGGTCTGGGTGTGATTCCATGGAGCCCGCTGGCGGGCGGACTGCTGGGACGGAATGCGTTAGCAGGTACTGGTTCTCGCAGCGCACGCGCCAAAGAAAAGGTGGAGCAGAATCGTGCGAAGCTGGAGCAATTTGCAGCATTGTCCCGCGAACTGGGTGAAAAAGAAGACGTGATTGCACTGGCTTGGGTACTGTCCCATCCGGCCGTAACGGCTCCAATTATCGGACCACGGACCTTAGAACAGTTAGAGGATGCTCTACGGGTACCTGAGGTCAAATTGAGCGAAGATGTGCTTGCCAAGCTGAATGAGATTTTCCCCGGTCCGGGAAAACCTGCGCCAGAAGCCTACGCTTGGTAA
- a CDS encoding GTP-binding protein, translated as MNKKPIPVTVLSGYLGAGKTTILNHVLNNRDGMKVAVIVNDMSEVNIDAELVKKEGGLSRTEEKLVQLSNGCICCTLREDLLLEVKKLTEQGEFDYILIESTGISEPVPIAQTFTYADEETGIDLASLAKLDCMVTVVDANRFWHDFESGETLLDRRQATGEDDMRDISDLLIDQIETCDVLILNKCDLVQPVELDKLEGVLRRLQPEARIIRTSKGKVAPSDILNTGLFNFDKASQSAGWIRELELESHAPETDEYGINSFVYRRRRPFHPARLAEFMSYWPQEVVRAKGLAWIATLQDWAASISQAGPSIQFGPAGSWLAALSEEERQEIVAADPEALDHWDEQWGDRMNEIVMIGIGMNRPDLEEELDECLLNDNEMDMDWSSFENPLPWPT; from the coding sequence ATGAATAAGAAACCAATACCGGTAACCGTGTTGAGCGGATATTTGGGTGCAGGAAAAACAACGATTTTGAATCATGTATTAAACAATCGGGACGGAATGAAAGTGGCAGTCATCGTCAATGACATGAGTGAAGTGAATATAGATGCTGAGCTGGTTAAAAAAGAGGGCGGCTTGTCCAGAACAGAAGAAAAACTGGTCCAGTTGTCTAATGGTTGTATTTGCTGCACATTGCGTGAAGATTTATTACTGGAGGTCAAGAAGCTGACGGAACAAGGCGAGTTTGATTATATTTTAATCGAATCTACAGGCATCAGTGAGCCCGTGCCAATCGCTCAAACCTTTACGTACGCCGATGAAGAAACTGGCATTGATTTGGCTTCGCTGGCAAAACTGGATTGCATGGTGACCGTAGTTGATGCGAACCGTTTCTGGCATGATTTTGAATCAGGAGAAACGCTACTGGATCGTAGGCAGGCTACTGGTGAAGACGACATGCGTGATATCTCGGACTTGCTGATTGACCAGATTGAAACCTGTGATGTATTGATTCTGAATAAGTGCGATCTGGTTCAGCCTGTGGAGCTAGACAAGCTGGAGGGTGTGCTGCGGAGATTACAGCCTGAAGCCCGAATCATTCGAACTTCTAAGGGAAAGGTCGCTCCTTCGGACATTTTGAATACAGGGCTGTTCAATTTTGACAAGGCTAGTCAATCCGCTGGATGGATTCGGGAGCTAGAGCTTGAAAGCCATGCACCGGAAACAGACGAATATGGGATCAATTCCTTTGTATATCGCCGTAGAAGGCCATTTCATCCTGCGAGATTGGCTGAATTTATGAGCTACTGGCCGCAGGAGGTCGTTCGCGCCAAAGGTTTGGCCTGGATTGCAACCCTGCAGGATTGGGCAGCGAGTATTAGCCAGGCAGGACCATCTATTCAATTTGGCCCTGCGGGAAGCTGGCTTGCTGCGTTATCTGAAGAAGAACGGCAGGAGATCGTGGCAGCCGATCCTGAGGCTCTGGACCATTGGGATGAACAATGGGGCGACCGCATGAACGAAATCGTCATGATAGGTATCGGAATGAATCGACCGGACTTGGAAGAAGAGCTAGATGAATGCCTACTGAACGATAACGAAATGGATATGGACTGGTCCAGTTTTGAGAATCCGCTTCCTTGGCCGACATGA
- a CDS encoding Na+/H+ antiporter subunit A, with amino-acid sequence MLHAAILIPFLLAVLIPLTKGISRFHTGWTVLPLPTALFLYFLTRISDIQAGNDTMSTIPWMPSLGINITLYLDGLSLLFALLITGMGALVILYSIYYLNKRTEAIRHFYIYLLMFMGAMLGVVLSDNLMVLYGFWELTSITSFLLIAFWHRRERSRYGALKSMLITLFGGLAMFAGFNLLYVMSGTYSIREIIAQVGLLTESPLFIPAMLLILLGAFTKSAQFPFHIWLPDAMEAPTPVSAYLHSATMVKAGLYLVARLSPVFAGQSEWFWLVSLSGLVTLFYGSFKAIKQTDLKALLAYSTISQLGLIMCLLGLGSASAFFSGTEESLFYTTATAAAIFHLINHAVFKGSLFMVVGIVDHEVNTRDLRKLGGLMSLMPVTFSVALMGAFSMAGLPPFSGFLSKEMFFTAVLNIRELDALNTQSWMILIPVIAWIASVFTFVYSMILVFKTFTGNLQPEKLDKIPHEAPLGLLISPVLLVSLAVVFGLFPDLLSYSLIEPAMGSIYNELLSPVETFDVSIHFWHGWTPEIFMTLGVIAAGTLLYRRYSRLRILDREWNGSNFLNLMYDGSLQVLERGSNRFTNLYMTGSNRHYLLYIFGFFVIALGSVMLGTQGISLGMIHYAPLTFYEAVIVVVMLLAAFAVPFAKSRVNAILFTGAVGYMVTLLFVIFRAPDLALTQMIVETVSVILFLLCFKYLPKLKKEKERPSVRLPNLIIAVGVGITITLIALAAMGSSPFAPISEFFLKESYSLAGGKNVVNVILVDFRGFDTLFEIMVLAIASLGIYALINLKMEPGISPANKNKKGGRIAFPSQSNDVILRTLSKVIIIVILTFSMYLFFAGHNNPGGGFIGALMTSAALILMAISFGMDTVRKVLPVNYRMITAVGLLIAILTAAGSFVFGAPFLSHAFGHFDLPIMGDTELATAVLFDLGVYLAVVGVTMSIIFTIGGDE; translated from the coding sequence GTGTTGCATGCTGCAATTTTGATTCCATTTCTGCTGGCTGTTCTAATCCCGTTGACCAAGGGCATTTCGCGCTTTCATACAGGTTGGACAGTCTTGCCCCTACCCACAGCTCTTTTCCTGTATTTCCTGACAAGGATATCTGACATTCAGGCTGGAAATGATACGATGTCAACTATACCTTGGATGCCATCGCTTGGGATTAATATTACGTTGTATCTGGATGGACTCAGCCTGCTGTTTGCTCTGCTGATTACGGGAATGGGAGCGCTGGTGATCTTGTATTCCATTTATTATCTTAATAAGCGGACGGAAGCGATTCGCCATTTCTACATCTATTTGCTCATGTTTATGGGAGCAATGCTTGGTGTCGTTTTGTCCGACAATTTGATGGTTCTATATGGATTCTGGGAGTTAACCAGTATTACTTCATTCCTGTTGATTGCCTTTTGGCACCGACGGGAAAGATCCCGTTATGGAGCGCTGAAGTCGATGCTAATCACGCTCTTTGGCGGGCTGGCGATGTTCGCGGGGTTCAATCTGCTCTACGTAATGAGTGGAACGTACAGCATTCGGGAGATTATAGCCCAAGTCGGCTTATTGACCGAGTCCCCGTTGTTTATTCCGGCGATGCTGCTGATTCTACTGGGGGCATTCACTAAGTCCGCACAATTTCCTTTTCACATCTGGCTGCCCGATGCCATGGAGGCACCGACACCTGTCAGTGCTTATCTGCATTCAGCTACAATGGTTAAGGCGGGGTTATACCTTGTGGCGCGTCTTAGCCCCGTATTCGCTGGTCAGTCCGAATGGTTCTGGTTGGTCTCACTTTCCGGTCTGGTCACGCTTTTTTATGGATCGTTTAAAGCGATTAAACAAACAGATCTTAAAGCTCTGCTTGCCTATTCCACCATTAGTCAGCTCGGTCTGATTATGTGTTTGCTCGGGCTGGGATCGGCTTCTGCCTTTTTTTCTGGTACAGAGGAGTCGTTATTCTATACGACGGCTACTGCGGCGGCCATCTTTCATCTGATCAACCATGCCGTCTTTAAAGGCTCTCTATTTATGGTGGTTGGTATTGTCGACCACGAGGTGAACACTCGGGATCTGCGCAAGCTCGGCGGTTTAATGTCCTTAATGCCAGTCACCTTTTCTGTGGCGTTGATGGGGGCTTTCTCCATGGCAGGGTTACCACCATTCAGCGGTTTTCTGAGTAAAGAAATGTTCTTTACCGCTGTGTTGAATATTCGGGAGTTGGATGCTCTGAATACACAGTCGTGGATGATTCTAATTCCGGTGATTGCATGGATTGCCAGTGTATTCACTTTTGTTTATAGTATGATTCTGGTATTTAAAACTTTTACTGGTAATCTCCAGCCGGAGAAGCTCGATAAAATACCGCATGAAGCGCCGCTGGGTCTGTTGATTTCCCCAGTCCTGCTGGTTTCACTCGCTGTGGTATTCGGCTTATTTCCTGATCTCTTGTCTTATTCTCTGATTGAGCCGGCTATGGGCTCGATCTATAACGAGCTATTGTCGCCAGTGGAAACCTTTGATGTCTCCATACATTTCTGGCATGGTTGGACACCTGAGATATTCATGACACTGGGTGTTATCGCTGCCGGGACACTTCTCTATAGAAGATACAGCCGACTGCGGATTCTGGATCGGGAATGGAACGGTAGCAATTTTCTTAATCTCATGTATGATGGATCTCTTCAAGTGCTGGAACGTGGATCGAACCGCTTCACAAATCTCTATATGACGGGATCAAACAGACACTATTTGCTTTATATATTTGGCTTTTTCGTCATTGCCTTGGGAAGTGTGATGCTTGGGACGCAAGGGATATCGCTGGGTATGATCCACTATGCTCCGTTAACCTTTTATGAGGCTGTCATTGTTGTTGTAATGCTTCTAGCAGCGTTTGCCGTACCCTTTGCTAAGTCGCGGGTCAACGCGATTTTGTTCACCGGTGCAGTCGGGTACATGGTGACCCTGCTGTTTGTTATCTTCCGTGCACCGGATCTTGCGTTAACACAAATGATCGTGGAGACAGTATCCGTCATTCTGTTCCTTCTGTGCTTTAAGTATCTTCCAAAGTTAAAGAAGGAGAAGGAGCGTCCGAGCGTTAGATTGCCGAATTTGATTATCGCTGTGGGTGTAGGAATTACGATAACACTCATTGCGCTGGCAGCCATGGGCAGCAGTCCATTCGCTCCCATTTCGGAGTTTTTCCTTAAAGAAAGCTATTCCTTGGCCGGAGGGAAAAACGTAGTCAATGTCATTCTCGTTGACTTCCGGGGATTCGATACTTTGTTCGAAATTATGGTTCTCGCTATTGCATCCCTCGGCATTTATGCCTTGATTAACTTGAAAATGGAGCCCGGCATTTCACCCGCCAACAAAAATAAGAAGGGAGGAAGAATTGCCTTTCCGTCCCAGAGTAATGATGTGATCCTGCGAACCCTGTCCAAGGTTATCATAATTGTGATTCTCACCTTCTCAATGTATTTGTTCTTTGCCGGACACAATAATCCGGGAGGTGGCTTCATCGGAGCGCTGATGACTTCAGCTGCGCTTATTTTGATGGCGATCTCCTTCGGAATGGACACGGTTCGTAAAGTCCTTCCGGTGAATTACCGCATGATCACGGCGGTGGGGCTGCTCATTGCAATTCTGACTGCGGCTGGCTCGTTTGTTTTCGGAGCCCCTTTTCTCAGCCATGCCTTTGGCCACTTTGATCTGCCTATTATGGGGGATACCGAGCTGGCTACAGCAGTCCTCTTTGATCTGGGGGTATACCTGGCTGTAGTAGGTGTGACCATGAGTATTATTTTTACCATAGGGGGGGATGAGTGA
- the mnhG gene encoding monovalent cation/H(+) antiporter subunit G, producing the protein MNLIGELLIAILVLFGALFCGLSAFGLIRLPDVYLRSHAATKSATLGVLCVLTGAFLYFLFYVDVVSIKLLLAIVFVFITSPVAGHLNGRAAYRSGVPLWGNSVQDDLAPILEQNTSSKQPK; encoded by the coding sequence ATGAACTTGATCGGTGAGTTGCTTATTGCGATCCTTGTTTTATTCGGCGCTCTGTTCTGTGGATTGAGCGCGTTTGGATTGATTCGGCTGCCAGATGTTTATTTACGTTCTCACGCCGCAACCAAAAGTGCAACGCTTGGCGTGCTTTGCGTATTAACAGGAGCCTTCCTTTATTTTTTGTTTTATGTAGACGTGGTCAGCATCAAATTACTGCTTGCCATTGTGTTTGTCTTTATCACTTCTCCCGTAGCCGGACATCTAAATGGAAGGGCTGCCTACCGTTCGGGAGTCCCTTTATGGGGGAACAGTGTTCAGGATGATCTGGCACCGATATTGGAACAAAATACATCTTCAAAACAACCAAAATGA
- a CDS encoding LysR family transcriptional regulator, with translation MFKYKIFLCVVEMGGFTKAGEVLNLTQSAISHAISGLEHELGLTLLIRGRSGIRLTNNGERLMKRFREIVQMDEKLYQEVALIKGLEIGTVKIGTFSSVSIHWLPRILKKFNEQFPLIEIKLLDGNYHEIESWIVSGEADFGFVNLPTLDALEALPLKEESMLCLLPSDHILGKQASIRVEQLRDEPFIMPVAGCDTDVRNIFSQHNMSPKIKYELEDDHAIMAMVQNGLGVSILPEMILSHIPYDISIRPLDERHSRTIGIATASLKNVSPAAKKCMDFITEWIN, from the coding sequence TTGTTTAAATATAAGATTTTTCTTTGCGTAGTTGAAATGGGAGGTTTCACAAAGGCCGGGGAAGTTTTAAATCTTACACAATCAGCAATCAGCCATGCGATCTCTGGATTGGAACATGAACTAGGGCTGACTCTTCTGATCCGAGGTCGTTCAGGCATCCGATTGACCAATAACGGGGAAAGATTAATGAAGCGATTTAGAGAGATTGTACAAATGGACGAAAAGCTCTACCAAGAGGTAGCTTTAATTAAAGGATTGGAAATCGGAACCGTAAAGATCGGCACATTTTCAAGCGTCTCTATTCATTGGCTGCCCCGTATTCTAAAAAAATTCAATGAGCAGTTTCCTCTTATTGAGATAAAACTGCTCGATGGGAACTACCATGAAATTGAGAGCTGGATAGTCAGTGGGGAAGCTGATTTCGGCTTTGTGAACCTACCCACGTTAGACGCATTAGAGGCATTGCCATTAAAAGAAGAAAGCATGCTTTGTCTACTTCCTTCCGATCATATTCTTGGAAAGCAAGCCTCAATTCGAGTAGAACAGCTCAGAGATGAGCCTTTCATTATGCCTGTTGCAGGCTGTGACACGGATGTAAGAAATATTTTTTCACAGCATAATATGTCACCTAAAATCAAATATGAATTAGAAGATGACCATGCGATTATGGCTATGGTGCAGAATGGCCTAGGCGTGAGCATTCTTCCTGAAATGATCCTGTCTCACATTCCTTACGACATCTCTATTCGACCTTTGGACGAAAGGCATTCCCGTACTATCGGTATCGCTACCGCTTCCTTAAAAAATGTTTCTCCAGCCGCTAAAAAATGTATGGACTTTATTACTGAATGGATCAACTAG
- a CDS encoding Na(+)/H(+) antiporter subunit C, whose amino-acid sequence MELIMAVAVGILFTIGVYLILSKGLLRIVLGTSLLTHGVHLLLLTMAGLKTGAAPVLGGKTETYVDPLPQALILTSIVISFGVTAFFFVLAYRSYQTLGTDEIDSVKGEEQ is encoded by the coding sequence ATGGAACTGATTATGGCTGTAGCAGTCGGTATTTTATTTACAATTGGAGTGTACCTGATTCTATCTAAGGGTCTTTTGCGTATTGTTTTGGGTACTTCCTTGTTAACACATGGCGTCCATCTGCTGCTACTGACGATGGCCGGACTAAAGACAGGAGCTGCTCCAGTATTAGGAGGTAAAACGGAAACTTATGTGGACCCTTTACCGCAGGCGTTAATTCTGACCTCTATCGTTATCAGTTTTGGAGTCACTGCCTTTTTCTTCGTGCTTGCTTACCGCTCATACCAGACGTTGGGCACCGATGAAATCGACAGTGTCAAGGGGGAAGAACAATGA
- a CDS encoding Na+/H+ antiporter subunit D, protein MSNLLALPILIPLCTAVILIFLKEKILLQRFISTVSAILNIMIALVLIYRVHSEGIQTLQMGGWVPPYGIVFVGDMFAALLVLTASVVSLGILLYSFRNIGAERERFYYYTFFHFLLVGVYGSFLTGDMFNLFVFFEVMLISSYALISLGGTKLQLRETSKYLLINIVSSTLFVAAVAYLYAAVGTLNMAHLSQRVAEAGQGGVLNVIAVLFLIVFALKAGLFLFFWLPGSYSAPPSAIRALFGALLTKVGLYAIIRTFTLIFVNDPGLTHTWIAWLAAATMILGGLGAVAYNDIPRIFNYNVIISVGFVAFGLAAATPDALNGAVFYLLHDMLAKGLMFILGGIIITAAGTDQLKDMGGLIKRYPLIGWMFFILALALVGIPPLSGFAGKVLITRGGLDAGMLTLSLIGLGSSFLVLYSLIKVFKLAFWGNEPEGDLPKIRLKSVNAVAAGLLVLVILMGIGADWVYSYVAQAGDVLAHPALYIEAVIKE, encoded by the coding sequence ATGAGCAATCTCTTGGCACTACCGATTTTAATTCCCTTATGTACCGCCGTTATATTGATTTTTCTGAAGGAGAAGATTCTGCTTCAGCGGTTCATTAGTACAGTTAGCGCCATTTTGAATATTATGATTGCTCTTGTGCTGATTTACCGCGTTCATAGCGAGGGTATACAAACTTTGCAAATGGGAGGATGGGTGCCGCCGTATGGCATTGTGTTCGTGGGGGACATGTTTGCGGCTCTACTTGTGCTGACCGCTTCAGTGGTAAGCTTGGGTATTCTTCTCTACTCCTTCCGCAATATTGGGGCAGAACGGGAACGTTTTTATTACTATACCTTTTTTCACTTCCTGCTTGTAGGTGTCTATGGATCATTTCTTACAGGAGATATGTTCAATTTGTTCGTTTTCTTTGAGGTTATGTTGATTTCCTCCTATGCCTTGATTTCTCTGGGGGGAACGAAGCTCCAACTTCGGGAAACGTCCAAATATTTGCTCATTAACATTGTGTCTTCCACACTTTTTGTGGCGGCAGTTGCTTATCTATATGCGGCTGTAGGCACCCTGAATATGGCTCATTTGTCTCAGCGGGTTGCTGAAGCGGGGCAGGGCGGCGTACTCAATGTGATCGCTGTTCTATTCCTGATTGTGTTCGCATTGAAAGCGGGTTTATTCCTCTTTTTCTGGCTGCCGGGTTCTTACAGTGCGCCGCCGTCTGCTATAAGGGCCTTGTTCGGTGCGTTACTGACAAAAGTGGGACTGTATGCAATCATTCGGACCTTTACTCTTATTTTTGTGAATGATCCCGGACTCACGCATACGTGGATCGCCTGGCTGGCGGCGGCTACGATGATTCTGGGAGGACTGGGAGCGGTAGCTTATAACGATATTCCTCGTATCTTTAATTACAACGTCATTATCAGTGTAGGTTTTGTGGCCTTCGGTCTGGCTGCAGCGACACCAGATGCATTGAATGGGGCGGTTTTCTATTTGCTGCACGATATGTTGGCGAAAGGATTAATGTTTATTCTTGGGGGCATCATTATCACTGCAGCGGGAACGGACCAATTAAAAGATATGGGGGGCCTCATCAAACGCTATCCCTTAATCGGCTGGATGTTCTTTATACTGGCCCTTGCACTTGTAGGTATTCCACCGCTTAGCGGGTTTGCCGGTAAAGTGTTGATCACTCGGGGCGGACTGGATGCCGGAATGTTGACATTATCCTTGATTGGGCTAGGCTCGAGCTTCCTTGTGCTGTATTCGCTGATCAAAGTATTCAAGCTTGCATTTTGGGGGAATGAACCCGAAGGCGACCTGCCGAAGATAAGGCTAAAAAGTGTGAATGCTGTGGCGGCCGGTTTGCTCGTCCTGGTTATATTGATGGGCATCGGGGCGGATTGGGTCTATTCCTATGTTGCACAAGCCGGTGATGTGCTGGCTCATCCCGCGCTATACATCGAAGCTGTAATAAAGGAGTAG
- a CDS encoding Na(+)/H(+) antiporter subunit F1: protein MVSALLAASQAILSLAILGCLYRLIKGPTRPDRVAALDTIGINLLAMIAVICMQLRTQDFIEIVLVIGILTFIGTTALARYIERDAVIDTGGDELDR, encoded by the coding sequence ATAGTTTCGGCACTTTTGGCTGCATCACAGGCTATTCTCTCCTTAGCCATATTAGGTTGCTTGTACCGTTTGATTAAAGGACCGACCCGTCCAGATAGGGTAGCCGCACTGGACACGATAGGTATAAATCTGCTAGCTATGATTGCTGTGATCTGCATGCAGCTGAGGACACAGGATTTTATTGAGATTGTTCTTGTTATAGGAATCCTGACGTTTATAGGAACAACGGCGTTGGCGAGATATATAGAAAGAGACGCCGTCATAGATACTGGGGGGGATGAACTTGATCGGTGA
- a CDS encoding Na+/H+ antiporter subunit E, protein MVFQILLNLMIALLWMLLNNDWSGSRFTMGILLGIAILLVLRKFRPEPFYLKRIWAILKLLLLFMRELIVSSFAVIHHILRPKLTIRPGIFVYETALKSDWEITILSCLICLTPGTLTLEVSEEGQMLYIHAMDIQDATLLSEQIRGTFEKAIMEVTQ, encoded by the coding sequence ATGGTCTTTCAAATATTATTAAATCTGATGATTGCGTTGCTGTGGATGCTACTTAACAACGACTGGTCAGGGTCGCGGTTCACCATGGGCATTCTGCTAGGGATAGCCATATTGCTTGTTTTGCGTAAATTCCGTCCAGAACCTTTCTACCTGAAGCGCATATGGGCCATCCTGAAGCTGCTACTTCTATTTATGCGGGAGCTGATCGTTTCCAGCTTTGCGGTTATCCATCATATTCTCCGCCCGAAGCTGACCATCCGCCCAGGCATTTTTGTCTATGAGACCGCCCTAAAGTCAGATTGGGAGATCACTATTTTATCGTGCCTCATTTGTCTAACACCAGGAACGCTCACTCTGGAAGTATCCGAAGAAGGTCAAATGCTGTATATTCATGCCATGGACATACAGGACGCGACACTGCTTTCTGAGCAAATTAGAGGGACATTTGAAAAAGCGATCATGGAGGTGACACAGTGA
- a CDS encoding universal stress protein — protein MMAEMNNESIMVCVHYGPHGQRLIQRGSELSRFLGAPLYVLTVDETTDHEYNQNKEQYLSGWEEQTKNAGGAFLIRKCNGKKTAEVIVETAREKKVTQIIIGQSSQTLWQEITRGNFVNDLIEQLGPIDLHIVAVQRYPELLEHSHEKGFSAYLVKQDGSYVLSEEPGGEDTIKGIFFRELDTDFNSGLFKIVRNGEAQYLRILQSEWIKPHS, from the coding sequence ATGATGGCGGAGATGAACAATGAGAGCATTATGGTGTGTGTCCATTATGGTCCGCACGGACAGCGGTTAATTCAAAGAGGCAGCGAGTTGTCCCGGTTTCTCGGGGCTCCTTTATATGTGCTTACAGTGGATGAAACCACAGATCATGAATACAACCAAAACAAGGAACAATACCTCTCGGGATGGGAAGAGCAGACTAAAAATGCTGGAGGAGCGTTTCTGATTCGTAAATGCAATGGGAAAAAGACAGCTGAGGTGATTGTGGAGACAGCCCGGGAAAAAAAGGTTACTCAAATCATCATCGGCCAGTCCAGTCAAACGCTATGGCAAGAGATTACCCGTGGTAATTTTGTCAACGATTTGATTGAACAACTGGGTCCTATTGATCTTCATATTGTGGCTGTACAGCGTTATCCCGAGCTTTTAGAGCACTCACATGAGAAGGGATTTTCCGCTTATTTGGTGAAGCAGGATGGAAGTTATGTACTGAGTGAAGAGCCTGGTGGAGAAGATACGATAAAAGGGATATTTTTCCGTGAGCTGGATACTGATTTCAACAGCGGTCTATTCAAAATCGTTAGAAATGGCGAAGCCCAGTATTTGAGAATTCTACAAAGTGAATGGATAAAGCCGCATTCCTAG